In the genome of Chryseobacterium sp. 52, the window AAACAAAGTTTTTTTTAATCATATCTATACTGAACTTCAGGAACACGATCATTTGAAAGGAATCCATATTTTCAGGATTCACAAAGACGTTCGTTTTTCCAAAGATAAAACTCCTTATAAAAACAATTTCGGAGTTGGCTATTCCCGTTCAAAACCGATGTTAAGAGGAGGATATTATATCCATCTGGAACCCAATAACAGTTTTGTGGGTGGTGGATTCTGGGGTCCTGATGCCAAAGATTTACTCCGCGTCCGTAAAGAATTTGAACTTAATACCACAGAGATCGAAAAGATTACATCTGACAAAACGTTCATCAAATACTTCGGAGAAATAGAAGGTGATGCTGTAAAAACGGCTCCGAGAGGTTTTGATAAAAGCCATCCTGCCATAGATTTAATCAGAAAAAAACAATATGTTGTGATGCGGAAATTTACGGATAAGGAAGTTTTATCTGACAGTTTTCAAAAGGAAGCCGTTTTAACCCTATTAGCGATGCGCCCATTTTTTAATTATATGAGTGAAGTGCTCACGACGGATTTAAATGGGGAACCTTTGTTTTAAATTTAAAAATACATCATATCAAAGCTGTTTTAAAAATAGAACGGCTTTTTTATTATATTTACTCTCCTTAAAATTCATCCATGAATGTAACATTTGACACCATCATCCTGTATGTTAAAAACGTTGAATTGCTTAAAAATTTCTATGTTGAAAACTTTCATTTACAAGTGATGGAAGAAGACGCTGTATGGGTTCTGCTGAATGCCGGAAACGTCAATATTGGTCTTCACAAAATTGGTGATGAGTATCTTGAAAAAATAAAGGCTGGTCATACCTTCGATAACAATACAAAACTCGTTTTTAATATTGATGTTGATATAGAATCAGCTAGGAACGAGTTTCTGTCAAAAAATATTCAGATGAGAGAAGTCAAAACATTTGATCACTATGATTTCTGGTTGTGTGACGGAACAGATCCGGAAGGAAATGTATTTCAGTTGAAAAGTAAAAAATAGACCTAAGCTACTGCCAGCGGGATAACCTTACCCTAGAAATATTAACAGAATACGAAGTTTTTTTATTATTAGAATAAGATTATACCATGAAACTCAGAATATTAATTTTTCTTTTCACCTTCTCACTCATTAAAATTTAAAGCTTTTAGAATGGAAAAAATATTGATTCAATAAATATTTATTTATGAAAGGAGCATTAATCACGGTCGTTTTATTTTTCTCAATACATCTGGCTTTCAGTCAAAAATGCAGTTGCTCAAAAAATCCGGAATTAAAAAACGTAATTTCCTGTGAGGCTACTCAGTTTGAAAACGGAGCAAAAATATATTGGGATTATGACTGCAATTCATCCTGGATCACTTTTCAAAATGGAAAAATCAGAAAGAAAATATTTACACTGGAAAAAGAATTTATTGAATTCACAGGAAGGTTAGGTTACAGAAGCTGGACAGAATATAAAAATTCATTTCTGGTTGAAAATTCAGTTGTTTCCGGCTGCTGCCAACCAGGAGAATATATTCTGTACAACAAAAACAATGGGGAAAAGATAATAGAGCTTGGAACTATTATTTCTATTAATCATGATGGAAATAATCCTTATACAATAACTTTAAAAACAGATAATAAGTTATTATATACCGATCTTAACAATAACAAGTCATACGCTATTAAAATACCCAAAAACAAGATTGAAAGTACCTTAAAAAACACCAATGTACTATATCCAGAAAACTTATTTGAAAATATTGAAATCAAAAACGGGTTGCTATCAATACACTTAAGATATAAAGAATCAAAACAATCTAACTGGAAAGTGGAAGTAATTAAACTTGATATAAAAAAACATTCAAGATAAAGTTTTAAAAATGTAATAACCAGAGGTATGAAATTGTTTTAAAATAAACATAGCCATGAAAATCTACCCTGCCCTTTGCTTCTTATCTTCATAACCATTTTCTGTAATGCACAGAAAAGACCGTCACAGGAATTGATAAAGATCCGGAAAGAATTAACAGATAAACTAACAGCAATCAGCAAGAATGCAAGTTTCAATGGATTTGGAGTTGTACTGGTGAATGATCAGGATATTTTATAAAGCCGGATGCAATGAGCAGATCCAAGAAATAAATTTTTCATTTCAAATAAACCGGAAAAACAATACCTTTACATAAATTAATCCATTGAAAATCAGCCCTAAAAATGACTACCCTGCACATTTATCATTTTTTTAAAGACCGGCAGAAATTGTTTCCTTTTCTTGTCAGCTGTCTGATGGTACTGGTTGCAGCAAATATCTTTTTAGACTATCTGTTTACGCTATGGCAGAGCAGTGCTTTTTATTTTTCAGAGTCCCTTCTTTTCAGCTCTTTCTGGATTTTGTTTGCCCCTATAGTCTCTGCTCAGTTACATTTCATTAAGAAAATAAGAAAACTTACAACCGGATTACTCATCATAAGTTTAGCCGTTTTAATTCATTTGACAGTTTATCCTGCATTGGTTTGGCTGCTGTCAAAAACATTTTATGATCACACCTTTCCATATTGGCAGACCTTCAATTTCGGACTGTCTGCTTACCTCATCAAATCGGCTATTGTGTATACTTTTTCGTTTACCGTATTGACCATTTTAAAGAATAAAACCCGGCAATCACCGCCAGTCGCTGAAGAAATAAGAGAGCAGAATATGATCACCTCTATGATTCTTTCGGACAGCAATTATAAAAAAATCATCGTGGAAGTGAGTGATATCTATTATTTTTCAGCAAATTCTCCTTACATCAATGTGCATCATCAGTCAAAAAAATATCTTCATAACGAAACATTAAAATCATTGGAAACGCAACTGGACAGCAACCGGTTTGTCCGGATACACAAATCCCATATCGTAAATATTGATAAGATTATTGCTTATCAATCCAGACAGAACGGTGACTACGACATCACCCTTTCCGACCAAAGTGTTTTGAGACTGAGCCGTAACTATGCAAAAGACTTCAGGTCAAAATTTGACTGCCTTCATCTTACATCAAAATAAACTCGGCTTGCCACATTAAATTTGAATATCAGAGGTTTACATGATAAACTTTGCAGAAAAGTTGAATCATATGAAAACATTGATTTTTTACATTATTATGCTGATTCCATGTCTGGTATTTATAGACTGCAGCGGGCAGAATCAGGAAAAAAAAGTAAACAATACCGCAACGGGTGGAGATTGCGACGGTTGTGAGCTTATGTACATCGGAATGCCGGAAAAAATTCATTCTGTAGATACAAGTCCCGGCTGGAATGAAAAGGGGCAAAAATTAATAGTCTCCGGAACCGTCTTTCAGCTGGACGGAAAAACACCTGCAGCCGATGTTATTATCTATTACTGGCAAACAGATCGTAAAGGGTACTACTCGCCTGCAAAAAACATGGACAGTCAAACTAAACGTCATGGACATATCCGCGGCTGGGTAAGAACAGATGCAGAAGGCAGATATACCATTAAAACAATCCGTCCGGCCCCATATCCCGGCCAGGATCTTCCCGCCCATATTCATTTGTCTATCAAGGAACCTGATGTTACTCCTGAATATTACACTGATGAAATCAATTTTGACGATGATCAGCTTCTTATTCCTTATTTAAAAAAACATCCTCAGGAAAACCGTGGTGGAAGCGGTGTTGTAAGAGTACTGATCAAGGACAGTCTTCAAATTGCAGAACACAATATTATTCTTGGTCTTCATATTCCTGATTATCCTAAAAAAATGCTCAAGTCCGTTCAATCCGGACTGAATATCGGTGAAGACCAACCTTCATTTACGCCTTTTCATGCTTATGGTCCCGATAAAGGAAGCAGAACCTGCCCTGTCTGCAAATACGGAAGGTACCATGGAATACTTTACTTTTCGGGTGATAATACGGACTGGGCAGAAATAAAAAAATGGCTTACATTCTTAGATCAGGAAAGCATCAAAAGGGAGAACTATTTAAAGGTTTATTTTATCTGTAAAGCCGGAAGTTCAGCTAATCAAAATAAAATATTGGCACAATTGGGAGCCGGACTTGGTCTAAAAAAAACAGCTCTGTGCGTTGTTCCGTCATTCTCTGACAGAGAAACTGAAGTTTATTTAAACAAAATCAATCCGGAGGTTAAGAATACATTCGTGATCTACAGACACCGAAATATTGTTGATAAATATATTGACTTAGATCCTACAGCCAAAAATTTCGAACTGATTTCCAAAGCTCTGGACAGAACCCGGGGAGATTATTTTGAACTGCCTGCTATTCCCTATCAATAGCTGCGGGATATTTTTTATTTTATTAAACAATTCATATTTTATTTATTTTTATCTCACCAAAATCATTAAACGAAATATGAATTATCATGAATTTAAAAAGATTAATCAGTCACAGTGTTCAGTACAATAATTGGGTAGTCAATAAATATATTGACTGGCTTTCAACAAAGTCTGATGAACAGCTTAACCGGGAAGTTATTTCAAGTTTTCCAACAATTTTAGCAACCTTGCACCACATCTGGCAGACTCAGGAATACTGGTGGGGATATATTGCAGAAAATACGGATTTCGATTTTGCTGAAATTTCTGCTGCAGTCACTAAAGAAGAGATTTTCAATGGCATAAAAAGCAACTCCCAAAAGCTCATGAATTACGTAGAAAGTTTATCAGAAGAGGACTTAACAAAAAATGTAAAAATAGAGTCTCCATGGTTTCAGTGTGACTTTTCAAAGTATGAGTATATCCAGCATATCATCATGCACGGAACTTACCACAGGGGACAGATGGTAACAATGGGACGAAACGTCGGGATAACCGATGCCCCTATGACAGATTATAACTTCTGGAATGTTTATAAAGATTCAGAAGCTACGTCTGAGGCATAACGATCCTGTATTCTTACCTGATAAAATATAAAACAATGATTTCAAACACTTCTCAAGAAACTCCAATTTACTATCACGGTACCAAAGCAGATCTCAAAGCAGGAGATCTCATTGAAGTTGGATTCACTTCAAACTACGGGACCAAGAGAAAAGCAAAATACATTTATCTTTCTGCCACTTTGGAAGCGGCAACCTGGGGTGCAGAGCTTGCTTTCGGCGAGGGAAAAGAAAGAATTTATATAGTGGAACCAACTGGTCCTATTGAAGATGATCCGAATTTAACGGATAAAAAGTTTCCGGGTAATCCGACAAAATCTTACCGTTCCCAACATCCTTTTAAAGTAATTGGAGAAGTTATGGAATGGCAGGGACACTCACCGGAACAGCTCAAAATTATGAAAGATCACCTTGAAAAACTGAAGCAACAGGGTATTGAAGCCATTGAAGATTAATTTTTAATATTATCGGAACACTTATGAAAATTGCAGGTAGAATTTTAATATTGCTTACTTCATTCTTATTTTTTCAAAAAATATTTTCTCAGGACATTCATTCTGAAAAAATTGACAGCTACATCAATTATATTAAAAAAAACAATCTGGATATCGGCTCCATTTCTATTTTCCGACATGGAAAAGAAGTGTATTTTAATTCTTTTGGAAAAATTGAAAATCAAAAATTTCATAATAGTACAGCATATCAGGTTGGATCAATAACAAAATTATTTACAGCAGTATTGATATTTAAACTGATAGAAGAGAATAAAATTTCACTCAATGACAAATTAAGCAGGTATTTCCCCACAATCAAAAATTCTGACAATATCACGATTAAAAACTTACTTGAACATTCAAGCGGCTTAAATAACTATGTGAAAAAAAATGAAAAAATCATCTGGCTTAAAGAACCCAGAACCGATAGGGAAATTATGGAAGAAATAGTAAATCAAAGGATTTTATTTTCACCTAATGAAAATGTCTTATATTCCAATTCCGGATACTATTTATTAGGGAAGATTATTGAAAAAGAATTTAATAAAAATTACGGACAGGTTCTGAAAGATCAGATTACCCAGCCATTTAAGCTTTCTGAAACAAAATCTGCATATGAAAATCCAAAACACATCGCAGGTTCATATATTTTTGATGATCAGACCTGGCACACAGCTCAGGATTTTTATTTTAAAAACATTATTGGGGTTGGAGATATCTCTTCCAATACTCAAAACTTAAATACGTTTATCAATGCATTATTCAATCATAAAGTTCTGCTAAAAGAAACTATTGATATAATGAAACCTTTTATTGGAAAAGAGACTTATGGAAGAGGATTGATGACGTTTAACTTTCATTCCGTCAATTTTTACGGAAATACGGGAGGTACCTATGGAACAAATACCATTCTGCTATTTGATGAACAAACCGAAACATCTATTGCCCTGATCATAAACGGCGAAAGATATCCAAGAAATGAATTCATTAATGATATTGTTGATATTATATACAATAACAACCTAAAATTCCCCGAAAACACCAATTAAAAATAAGCATTAAAAAATGATAGATTCTGAACTTTGGGAAAAAGAATTAAAAGCAATCTGGGATCAACTGGGAACAATTCCCAATGATGATTTTATTGATACAATAAAAACACACACGGATAAAATCTCTGATGGCCTGCCCAACGCCATTGCAGATTTTGAAAAAGCCTGTGCCTATGACTCAACCGGTTTTGAAAAAAATGCGGAACCGCTTTACAGATCTGCTTTAAACTTAGGGATTACAGGATTACGCAGACGAAGAGCCAGAATTCAACTGGCAAGTACGTTGCGCAATAATGGAAAAATACATGAAAGTATTGAGATCCTCAGGGAAGAAAAAGAAAATTATTCTGATGAACTGAATGATGCTGTTAATTCTTTTCTGGCACTCTCCCTTTCTTCCATCAACCAGGATAAAGAAGCATTATCATTAGTTCTTGCGTCTTTATCAGTACATTTACCCAGATATAATCAATCTGTATATAACTATTCACAGGAGCTTATTAAGTAAAAAATAAAATTCATTTATCCCATAAAAAACCAAACATATTGAAAACACAGGCATTATCAATAGACAGACTTACCACTGATAGATTAATTCTTATTCCATTTACCACACAAATCTGCAAAAACATTCTGAATGATGATTTCAGTGACCTGTTGGCTCTGGGATTAAAAAAAGGACAAGGCTGGCCATACCCTGATGTGATAGAAACACTTCCTAAAATAATCAACAACCTGTCGCAAGTTGAATCCCCTACCGGATTTGAATCCTGGATGATCATTAAAAATCATACTTTTGAGGTAATTGGTGATGGAGGATTTAAAGGATATCATGCTGAAGAAAAAAGTATTGATGTAGGATATGGAATCACCCGGGAAGAAAGACGTAAAGGCTATGCTGAAGAAGCTGTAACAGAATTGATACGATGGGCATTTTCTACAGGAATTGTAAACGAAATTACAGCCCGCTGCTTGTTAGAAAACACCAATTCTATTCATCTTCTGAAAAAACTGAATTTCACAGAAAGGAGAAGGGATGATGAAATGATATACTGGTCGTTGCAAAATCGTTAATCTTAAATAATCAGGATTATTTATATAAAAACAGAAAGAAAGTCTGGAGTAAAGTCTCACTTTTCAAATATGTTTTTCATCCCATAGATTTTTGTAGTTTCGTTTTCTTAAAATAATATAACTAACATCATGTTTATACAGGAAGTTTCAATCGATATAAATTCAAAAATCAATAAAGATGAGCTTTTTCAGGAATTCAATTTACTTTTATCATTTTACAGAGATAGCGGACAAACTCAAGGAAGAATAGAAAGTCAATATATTGATAATAATAGAATTGTTTCACTGCCTTATACTCTTGAGAAAAAATCATTAGACAAAAAAAACAATAACATTTATGTAAACAATTGGATTAAAAAAATCGAAACATTAAGCAATTCTTTAATTTCAATTAAGACCATTGGAAAAACAATGGAAAATTATAATGGATGCTGTACATGTGAGAAATCAGATTTTTTTATATTGATGACAAATTATGTGTCCATTGATTCTCCAATAACTTGTGGAAGTTGTAATCAATCAGTTCCATTATACAGATTACCACAATATTATGATTTCGGATATATGCCAATATTAAGTTGGGAAACTAATTATCAGTCTTGTGATCGATTGCAAATGAATTGTGAAGTTGGAGAACGTTGGTCGTTAAATCAAATGCAAGAAATAAATTCTCAATTATCAAAACAGGGAATTGAGATTTGTAAAAAAATTCAAGAACTTACAAAGATTAAAACATTCTATTTTCTTTATAACTATAAGAAGTATAAAGCAGATCAATCAGACCGCCCATGCCCCGGTTGTGGAAAAAAATGGAATTTGAAAACACCAAATGACTATTTTTATGATTTTAAATGTAACAATTGTAATATTATTTCCACTTTCTCTCCAAATTCATAATCTCCAATAAACTTATGAAAACAAAAATTACGACAGTACTATTTTCGTTTATAGCTATTTTTGCATTAGGGCAAAAGGCCAACTTCAACATTAAATACTCAGAACAACTTGCTGTTTTTGTTTTCATACAAAATCTTTCTGAAAATTATCCGGAAAATGTTTTTAAAACTGAGTTTCAACAATCCAAATATAATACCCAAAAATACAAGGATCTCTTACTTAAGTTTGACAAATTATCTTTTGACTACAGCTACCCATTTGATGAATATCCTTATGGCTCAAAAATACCGATGCAATCTAGAGATGTTTTGAAAAAAAACCTGATTGAAACTTCTAATTTAAATGATTTTAAACTCCGCTCTATTGGAATTGTGCCTAATAAAACCTTACATGACCTTGCTGAAATTATTTCCGAATTTATTCCTGTCTATAATGAACTCATTTATATCCCAAACAAAGAAAAATTTGAAACGCAGCTAAAAGAAATAACGAATTATTCTAATGAAAAAAATATTGAACATTATTTTCAAACCGGTTTACGTTTTTATAATTCAAGTTGGGACGATTCAATTCCTTTTGAAATCGCTTTTTATCCGTTACCTAATTCAAAAGGATTTACTGCACAAGCATTCTACAATAATTTTATAAGTGCCATTCAAACCGATTTAAAAGATTATAAAAGTCTCTTCAGTGTCATGTTGCACGAAACATATCACATCATCTATGATGAGCAATCACTTGAAATTAAAAAAAATATTGCTCAGTATTTCAAAGAGAACCCATCAAAATACAGCAATTATGCCTACATGTTATTGAATGAAGCTTTGGCGACGGCTTTAGGAAATGGTTATGTATATGAACAATTGGATGGGAAAACTGACACCAATGATTGGTACTATAGTGAATATATTAATCTGATGGCAAAACAAATTTATCCAATGGTAAAAGAGTATATAATCCTAAAAAAACCTATTGATAAAAATTTTATTGACAGCTATATTAAACTTTATGGAAAGAGTTTCCCTAATTGGATTAATGAGCTGGACCACATTATGACTTACAGGTATATTATGTCTGAAAATGAGAAAGATCTTAATACAATACGTCAAATGTTCCCCTCCCGTTCCAGTGAAGAAAATGAAATGCAGATTTCAATAATGGGTCTCGAAAAAATGAAAAAAACACCCTTAACAAAGATTATAATTGTATCAAAAAATAACGCCGAAAAGCTCAAACTGATCAAGACTCAGTTTAAAGAATTAAAAAAATGGAATTTTAATGCAGATA includes:
- a CDS encoding LytR/AlgR family response regulator transcription factor, with the protein product MTTLHIYHFFKDRQKLFPFLVSCLMVLVAANIFLDYLFTLWQSSAFYFSESLLFSSFWILFAPIVSAQLHFIKKIRKLTTGLLIISLAVLIHLTVYPALVWLLSKTFYDHTFPYWQTFNFGLSAYLIKSAIVYTFSFTVLTILKNKTRQSPPVAEEIREQNMITSMILSDSNYKKIIVEVSDIYYFSANSPYINVHHQSKKYLHNETLKSLETQLDSNRFVRIHKSHIVNIDKIIAYQSRQNGDYDITLSDQSVLRLSRNYAKDFRSKFDCLHLTSK
- a CDS encoding DUF3974 domain-containing protein, which gives rise to MKTKITTVLFSFIAIFALGQKANFNIKYSEQLAVFVFIQNLSENYPENVFKTEFQQSKYNTQKYKDLLLKFDKLSFDYSYPFDEYPYGSKIPMQSRDVLKKNLIETSNLNDFKLRSIGIVPNKTLHDLAEIISEFIPVYNELIYIPNKEKFETQLKEITNYSNEKNIEHYFQTGLRFYNSSWDDSIPFEIAFYPLPNSKGFTAQAFYNNFISAIQTDLKDYKSLFSVMLHETYHIIYDEQSLEIKKNIAQYFKENPSKYSNYAYMLLNEALATALGNGYVYEQLDGKTDTNDWYYSEYINLMAKQIYPMVKEYIILKKPIDKNFIDSYIKLYGKSFPNWINELDHIMTYRYIMSENEKDLNTIRQMFPSRSSEENEMQISIMGLEKMKKTPLTKIIIVSKNNAEKLKLIKTQFKELKKWNFNADKEFSYKILLEDKSQLLIINQNKSALKTLINSIQ
- a CDS encoding DUF2461 domain-containing protein, with the protein product MKKAFEFLKQLQKNNNREWFAQHKPEYESIVKENKVFFNHIYTELQEHDHLKGIHIFRIHKDVRFSKDKTPYKNNFGVGYSRSKPMLRGGYYIHLEPNNSFVGGGFWGPDAKDLLRVRKEFELNTTEIEKITSDKTFIKYFGEIEGDAVKTAPRGFDKSHPAIDLIRKKQYVVMRKFTDKEVLSDSFQKEAVLTLLAMRPFFNYMSEVLTTDLNGEPLF
- a CDS encoding serine hydrolase domain-containing protein, yielding MKIAGRILILLTSFLFFQKIFSQDIHSEKIDSYINYIKKNNLDIGSISIFRHGKEVYFNSFGKIENQKFHNSTAYQVGSITKLFTAVLIFKLIEENKISLNDKLSRYFPTIKNSDNITIKNLLEHSSGLNNYVKKNEKIIWLKEPRTDREIMEEIVNQRILFSPNENVLYSNSGYYLLGKIIEKEFNKNYGQVLKDQITQPFKLSETKSAYENPKHIAGSYIFDDQTWHTAQDFYFKNIIGVGDISSNTQNLNTFINALFNHKVLLKETIDIMKPFIGKETYGRGLMTFNFHSVNFYGNTGGTYGTNTILLFDEQTETSIALIINGERYPRNEFINDIVDIIYNNNLKFPENTN
- a CDS encoding tetratricopeptide repeat protein is translated as MIDSELWEKELKAIWDQLGTIPNDDFIDTIKTHTDKISDGLPNAIADFEKACAYDSTGFEKNAEPLYRSALNLGITGLRRRRARIQLASTLRNNGKIHESIEILREEKENYSDELNDAVNSFLALSLSSINQDKEALSLVLASLSVHLPRYNQSVYNYSQELIK
- a CDS encoding VOC family protein, whose translation is MNVTFDTIILYVKNVELLKNFYVENFHLQVMEEDAVWVLLNAGNVNIGLHKIGDEYLEKIKAGHTFDNNTKLVFNIDVDIESARNEFLSKNIQMREVKTFDHYDFWLCDGTDPEGNVFQLKSKK
- a CDS encoding GNAT family N-acetyltransferase, translated to MKTQALSIDRLTTDRLILIPFTTQICKNILNDDFSDLLALGLKKGQGWPYPDVIETLPKIINNLSQVESPTGFESWMIIKNHTFEVIGDGGFKGYHAEEKSIDVGYGITREERRKGYAEEAVTELIRWAFSTGIVNEITARCLLENTNSIHLLKKLNFTERRRDDEMIYWSLQNR
- a CDS encoding DUF2310 family Zn-ribbon-containing protein, encoding MFIQEVSIDINSKINKDELFQEFNLLLSFYRDSGQTQGRIESQYIDNNRIVSLPYTLEKKSLDKKNNNIYVNNWIKKIETLSNSLISIKTIGKTMENYNGCCTCEKSDFFILMTNYVSIDSPITCGSCNQSVPLYRLPQYYDFGYMPILSWETNYQSCDRLQMNCEVGERWSLNQMQEINSQLSKQGIEICKKIQELTKIKTFYFLYNYKKYKADQSDRPCPGCGKKWNLKTPNDYFYDFKCNNCNIISTFSPNS
- the arr gene encoding NAD(+)--rifampin ADP-ribosyltransferase, with amino-acid sequence MISNTSQETPIYYHGTKADLKAGDLIEVGFTSNYGTKRKAKYIYLSATLEAATWGAELAFGEGKERIYIVEPTGPIEDDPNLTDKKFPGNPTKSYRSQHPFKVIGEVMEWQGHSPEQLKIMKDHLEKLKQQGIEAIED
- a CDS encoding DinB family protein, yielding MNLKRLISHSVQYNNWVVNKYIDWLSTKSDEQLNREVISSFPTILATLHHIWQTQEYWWGYIAENTDFDFAEISAAVTKEEIFNGIKSNSQKLMNYVESLSEEDLTKNVKIESPWFQCDFSKYEYIQHIIMHGTYHRGQMVTMGRNVGITDAPMTDYNFWNVYKDSEATSEA
- a CDS encoding intradiol ring-cleavage dioxygenase; this encodes MKTLIFYIIMLIPCLVFIDCSGQNQEKKVNNTATGGDCDGCELMYIGMPEKIHSVDTSPGWNEKGQKLIVSGTVFQLDGKTPAADVIIYYWQTDRKGYYSPAKNMDSQTKRHGHIRGWVRTDAEGRYTIKTIRPAPYPGQDLPAHIHLSIKEPDVTPEYYTDEINFDDDQLLIPYLKKHPQENRGGSGVVRVLIKDSLQIAEHNIILGLHIPDYPKKMLKSVQSGLNIGEDQPSFTPFHAYGPDKGSRTCPVCKYGRYHGILYFSGDNTDWAEIKKWLTFLDQESIKRENYLKVYFICKAGSSANQNKILAQLGAGLGLKKTALCVVPSFSDRETEVYLNKINPEVKNTFVIYRHRNIVDKYIDLDPTAKNFELISKALDRTRGDYFELPAIPYQ